A single Phragmites australis chromosome 4, lpPhrAust1.1, whole genome shotgun sequence DNA region contains:
- the LOC133915325 gene encoding uncharacterized protein LOC133915325 — protein sequence MAGRASSEWGPGPALVALLGLGLAAYIVGPQLYWRAAEALTAGACPACDCDCDALPLLALPEDCAKQFKEVRGHASGEETEKSFTELLIEELRQREEEATQAQQQADVKLLGAKKLASQYQKEADKCSSGMDTCEETREKSAEALVEQRKLTALWEQRAQELGWKPGNIKPHLK from the exons ATGGCGGGCAGGGCGTCGTCGGAGTGGGGCCCGGGCCCCGCGCTGGTGGCGCtgctcggcctcggcctcgccgCCTACATCGTCGGGCCACAGCTCTACTGGCGCGCTGCGGAGGCGCTCACGGCGGGTGCGTGCCCCGCGTGCGACTGCGACTGCGACGCGCTCCCTCTTCTCGCCCTCCCTGAAG ACTGTGCTAAACAATTCAAGGAGGTTCGCGGTCATGCATCTGGTGAAGAAACTGAAAAAAGTTTCACAGAGCTACTCATAGAAGAACTGAGGCAGAGAGAAGAGGAGGCGACACAAGCTCAGCAACAAGCTGATGTAAAATTGCTCGGGGCCAAAAAATTAGCTTCGCAATATCAAAAGGAGGCTGACAAATGCAGCTCCGGTATGGATACCTGTGAAGAAACTCGGGAAAAGTCAGCTGAAGCCTTGGTTGAACAAAGGAAATTGACTGCTCTGTGGGAGCAAAGGGCTCAGGAACTAGGATGGAAACCCGGGAATATAAAACCACACTTGAAGTAG